The Flavobacteriales bacterium genome contains the following window.
CTATCGACCCTTGGTTGATCTTCCACAGGTTCTTCCGGGGAATACCCAAAACGAAGCCTGAGAAACCCCGAAGGCGGGTGAGGCCGAGAACGCTGGCGTTTATCCTGTTGGGCGTGGCGGTTGTGCTGTGGGTGGTCCTGGGGTGAGCGTCCAAGACATACCCTGTCGCTCGCCCCTCACTTCACTGGGCTAACAACTCTGCTGTCCGCTTTCAGCACTTCCAACATACCTCCGTTCCGATGTCGCCCCTTTTCGCCTAGGCTGTACGAAAGATACCTGCTGTCAATCTGCGCGACCACTGTGGGAAACGAAACCAAACGCCCCCTAACTACACCAGCCAAGCGCGAGTTAATGGCAAGACCTGTTGCGCTCTTCCATCTCTGTGCTCCAGCCTCGTCGAGTTTGACCAAAACCACTTCACGAGTTGCAGGAGGTACGCTATTCGAGTTCTCGTCAAGCATCAGCTCAACCATGTTCCCTGCCGTCAGGATGGGCATGGAATCGACAAAGACCGTTTGTCCTTCCCACTCAAACTGCACTCCCATGGTATCCAGCGTTTCGAAGTACCAACCTGTAACCAAGTTTCGACTACCCATGGAAAAGCTCAATGAGTCCCAACTCGCGTCCACTACTACTTGTGATTGCGAGGGCGTACTTCGGCATTGCAGAAGAAGTACTGCCAAGACAAGACCTATTGCCGTTCTCATTTCGGCCCGATTTCAATATCCCCCACCCCCACCCTGCCCTTTCTCAATGGGGTGCCAGGTGGTCTTCACCTCTTGGGTGTCGAGGATGAAGTAGGGGCCTTGCGCTTCAGTACTGGACCAATCCGTGACTTTCGGATAGACCATACGCTTGAGGTTGCAGGTGGCTTCGGTGTCCAACATCGTGCGCTCCTCCTTGGTGGCATCGGCGACGACGACCGCGTTGATGTCCATGTGCGCGACGAGCGGTTTGAGGAGCTCACTGCGGAAGCCTGTCATGAGGTTGACGACGCCGCCGGGCAGGTCGCTGGTGGCGAGCACTTCGGTGAAGGTGACGGCAGGTAGCGGCATGCTTTCGCTGGCGACCACCACGCAGGTGTTGCCGCCCGCGATGACGGGAGCGATGGTGCTGACGAGTCCCAGCAACGCACTCCCCGCAGGCACCATGATGCCCACCACACCGGTGGGTTCGTAAACGCTGAAGTTGAAGTGCGAGGTGTTGGTGGGGTTAACGCTGCTGAAGACCGCCTGGTACTTGTCGCACCAACCGGCGTAGTAGAGCCAGCGGTCGATGGCTTCGGAGACGCGCGCTTCGGCGTGCTCCTTCGCACCGCCGTGGAGCATGATCTCGTGCACGAACTGCGCGCGGCGCCCTTCGAGCATCTCGCCGATGCGATAGAGGATCTGGCTGCGGTTGAAGGCACTACGGCCGGCCCATCCGCCGAGCGCGCCACGCGCCGCGATGACGGCATCGCGCACGTCCTTGCGGCTGCTGCGGCAGACGTTGGCCAACACTTCGCCGTTGGCGCCCTTGGGCTGGTAGTAGCGGCCGCTCTCGGTGCGCGGAAACTTGCCGCCGATGAAGATCTTGTAGGTCTTCATCACGGGCACGCGAGCGGCCTTCTTCGCCGTGCCGTTGGTGGCGTGGCCGTTGAGACCGGCCTTGACCGTTGAGGGTTTTGCGAGGGTCTTGCTCATGGGTTCACCCGAACGGGCAAGACCAAAACTACGATGCCTATCGAAGGCGCAGGTCTGCGAAGACCGCGATCAGCCCTTCAGCGCCTCCGCACCGCCGACGATCTCCAGGATCTCGCCGGTGATGGCGGCCTGGCGGGCCTTGTTGTAGGACAGCTTCAGGTCCTTCAGCAGGCTGTCCGCGTTGTCGGTGGCCTTGTGCATGGCCGTCATGCGCGCGCCGTGCTCGGCGGCGTGACTGTCCAAGAGCGCCTTGTACAGCTGGATCTTCAGGCTCTTGGGGATGATCTCCTCCACGATGGTGGCCCGATCGGGTTCCATGATGTGGTCGGACTTCGACTGCCCCTTTTCGATCGCGCCCGAAATAATCGGGAGAATGGGCAGGTACTGCTCTTCGCTGAGCACCTGCACGGCTGCGTTCTTGAACTTGTTGTACACCAGCGTCACCTGGTCGTACACGCCGTCGGCGAAGAGCTTCATGATGAGCTCGGCCTTGGGCGCCACCTTGTCGAAGTTGAGGCCGTCGTAGAGGCTGGCTCCGTCAGCGGGCAAGTCGGCGCTGAAGTGTTTGGTGCGGCGGTAGTTGTCCATCGCCTTCTTGCCCAGCGGCAGCACATGCACGGTGCGGCCTTGCGCTTCGTGCTCGGCCACCAGCTTACGGATGGAGCGGAACACCTGGGTGTTGAAGGCCCCGGCCAGACCACGGTTGCTGACGATGGCGACCAAGAGCACGTTCTTCACCTCGCGCTTCGTGCTGTACTTGCCCTCGCTACCATCGAGGCTGGCGCTCACATTGCTGAGGATGGTCTGCAGCTTCTCCGCGTAAGGCCGCATGCGCGTGATGGCGTCCTGGGCGCGGCGCAGCTTGGCGGCGCTCACCATCTTCATGGCGGCCGTAATCTGCTTGGTGCTGTTCACCGAGACGATCCGGTTGCGGACTTCCTTCAGATTGGCCATTGCCGAGAGTTTCGAGTGGTGAGCGGTGAGTGGCGAGTGCTGCGATGGGCAGCACTCGCCACTCACCGCTCGTTACTCACCACTTGGGTTCATCAGTTGTCCAAGCTCTTCACCAGGTCGGCGGCCACTTTCTCGAGCGTACCGGTGATCTGGTCGTTGTAGTCGCCCTTCTTCAGCCCGGCCAACACGTCGCTGTGCTTGTTGCGCAGCATGGTGATGAACTCGGCCTCGAACTGCTTCACGTTCTTCGTCGGGATCTTGCTCAGCAGGCCCTTGGTTCCGCAGTAGATGATGGCGATCTGCTCCTCAACGCGCATGGGGCTGTTCTGCCCTTGCTTGAGGATCTCCACGTTGCGCGCTCCCTTGTCGAGCACGGCTTTGGTGGTGGCGTCGAGGTCGCTGCCGAACTTGCTGAAGGCCTCCAGTTCGCGGTACTGCGCCTGGTCGAGCTTCAGCGTACCGGCCACCTTCTTCATGCTCTTGATCTGTGCGTTACCACCTACGCGGCTCACGCTGATACCCACGTTGATCGCAGGGCGCACACCGCTGAGGAAGAG
Protein-coding sequences here:
- the atpG gene encoding ATP synthase F1 subunit gamma — translated: MANLKEVRNRIVSVNSTKQITAAMKMVSAAKLRRAQDAITRMRPYAEKLQTILSNVSASLDGSEGKYSTKREVKNVLLVAIVSNRGLAGAFNTQVFRSIRKLVAEHEAQGRTVHVLPLGKKAMDNYRRTKHFSADLPADGASLYDGLNFDKVAPKAELIMKLFADGVYDQVTLVYNKFKNAAVQVLSEEQYLPILPIISGAIEKGQSKSDHIMEPDRATIVEEIIPKSLKIQLYKALLDSHAAEHGARMTAMHKATDNADSLLKDLKLSYNKARQAAITGEILEIVGGAEALKG
- a CDS encoding aldehyde dehydrogenase family protein, translating into MSKTLAKPSTVKAGLNGHATNGTAKKAARVPVMKTYKIFIGGKFPRTESGRYYQPKGANGEVLANVCRSSRKDVRDAVIAARGALGGWAGRSAFNRSQILYRIGEMLEGRRAQFVHEIMLHGGAKEHAEARVSEAIDRWLYYAGWCDKYQAVFSSVNPTNTSHFNFSVYEPTGVVGIMVPAGSALLGLVSTIAPVIAGGNTCVVVASESMPLPAVTFTEVLATSDLPGGVVNLMTGFRSELLKPLVAHMDINAVVVADATKEERTMLDTEATCNLKRMVYPKVTDWSSTEAQGPYFILDTQEVKTTWHPIEKGQGGGGGY